From the genome of Spirochaeta lutea:
GGGCTGTAAAAAGGCAATAATCCATCTGTACAACTCCACAAGCGAACAACAGCGGCGGATTACCTTTTCCATGAGTCAACAGGAGATCCTGGACATCGCCATTGCGGGAACCAAGACGATTATTGAACTGCTGCCGGAGCTGGAGGGTACCGAGGTGACTCTGCAGTACAGTCCGGAGAGTTTTACCGGAACCGAATTGCCCTATGCTCTGGAGGTCTGCCAGCAGGTCATTCAAACCTGGGATCCAAAGCTCCGGGGACCGGTTATAATCAATCTGCCCGCCACCGTGGAGCTATCCACCCCGAATATCTATGCTGATCAGATCGAATGGTTCTCCCGTAATTTAGACCACCGTGAACAGATCATTATCAGTCTGCACACCCATAATGACCGGGGTACCGGTGTGGCAGCCACAGAATTGGGCCTCATGGCAGGTGCCCAACGGGTTGAGGGCACCCTCTTTGGTAATGGGGAGCGCACGGGGAATGTGGATATCGTGACCCTGGCATTAAATCTCTTCAGCCAGGGAATCAACCCCGGATTGGACTTTAGCAATCTCCCCAGAGTACGGCAGGTGTACGAGGAATGCACCCAGATGGATGTTCATCCCCGCCACCCCTACGCCGGGGATCTGGTCTTTACCGCGTTTTCTGGCAGTCACCAGGATGCAATTTCCAAGGGGATGGCGTTGGTGGAGGGCAAAACCGAGGCTCTGGGTACCCAGTCCAAGGCCCGGTCTAGCTGGAACCAGGCCTTTGCTGAGAACACTCCCCTCTGGGATGTTCCGTACATTCCCATAGATCCCAAGGACATCGGGCGTACCTACCAGGCCATAATCCGGATTAATAGCCAGAGCGGCAAAGGGGGCGTGGCGTACATCCTTGAACAGGAGTACGGGTTCCGGGTACCCCGGGCGATGCAGCCAGAACTGGGGGCCGCGGCGAACCGGGTCAGCGATTCTCTGGTGAGGGAATTGACAGCCGAAGAAATTTTCACCATCTTCCAAGAGGAATTTGTAAACTGCCGAAGCCCGTTCAGCCTAAAGTCCTATTCTCTCCAGAGAAACGGCAGCCACCAGGTAGCCTTTACCGGGGTTTTGCTCCAGGAGGGGGAGGACATGAGACTCCAAGGCTTAGGCAACGGTCCCATTGATGCCTTTGTCCATGCACTGAAAGAGGCCTTCGGGCTTTCCCTGAGCGTGGCTGAATACACCGAACAGGCCATCGGGGCGGGGAGCGGAACGGAGGCTGCCGCCTTTATCTGCCTTCAAACCGAACACGGGGACCGTATTTGGGGTGTTGGACAGGATACCGACACCTCAGGGGCGAATTTCGCAGCGATCCTAAGCGCCATAAACCGGGGGATTGCCGCAGGAAACACGGCCTTTTCCAGCCTTTGATGCAGTGGAATCTGCCAACGGCTCCGGGCGATATGATACATGAGAGGATCCAGGATAGTGATATATAAAAAGTTGGGGTTGATACTTCTGGTGATGGCAGCCGTTGGCCTTGGCCTGGGGGCTGCCGGGGGTGTCCTGCTGTATCAGAGCTGGAGGTCCCCCATGACCTCCCTAGAACCCAGGGAATTTACCATTGCCCGGGGAGACAGCCCGGAACTCATTGCCAACCGCCTGGTACAAGAAGGGCTGCTCACGAATTCCTGGAGCTTCCGGATTCTGGTTCGGCTCTACGGGTATGCACCGCATATTAAGGCGGGTCGGTATGGAATCCAACCCGGTGACTCCCTTCGGGACTTTACCCAGGATATTGTATCGGGGAATAGCATTCCAGATGATATTACCCTGCGGTTTACCGAAGGGATGAGGGTGGATCAGATGGGTCAGATCCTGGAGCAGGCAGGATTTTCATCGGGCCAGGAATTTAACGCCCTGGCCGTGATGGATGAAACCTGGGAGGACCTCTGGGTCATCCAGGGACTTGAGCCTGGGCAGAGCCTTAACGGGTATCTGTTTCCGGATACCTACCGAATCCGTCCCGGGACGCAACCCCGGAGTATAATCAGAACGATGGTGGAGAATCTTCAGGTAAAACTGCAGAGTCTCGGTATAACCAATCGGGATTACCGGAGTCCCCAGGGGCTTTCGATCCACGAAATACTGACCTTTGCCAGTATTGTGCAGCAGGAAAGCCCCCTGGAAGACATGGAACTGATCGCTGGAGTCTTTGAAAATCGGCTTGAACGCGGTATGCGCTTTGAGTCGGATGCAACGGTCAATTTTATCCTCGGAACCAGCAAGCTCATTCCCACCGCCACGGATATCCGTGTTCAGCATCCTTACAACACCTATCTGAACCGGGGGCTTCCACCGGGCCCTATCGGAAATCCGGGTATTGAGGCTATCCGAGCCACTCTAAATCCCGAACAGCATGACTACCTCTTCTTTTTACACACCCCGGAGGGTGTAACGGTTCCATCCAGAACCTTCCAGGAGCATCTGGCAGCCCGCAGAATCCACTGGGAATAGCCACCAAACCACCGAACCCGGAACTACTCGAAGGGACAGGCAATCAGTGGGTAGTGCGTACCGCCTGCTACCCTGAGATATTCCCGGGGGTAGGGCTTCCGGTAGCAGATGGGATACGATGCGGGGAATTGCATGTCCTGCTCCGCTCCTTGAACCAATAAAAACGGCCCCCGGAACCAACTCCAGGGGCCGATGACTTTAGTACGGGGAATGCCAATTGCGAAGGTCTTTTACAATCGGCTTGAGGTATCCAGGAGTAATCCAGAATCCCCTAAACCCCTATATTCCAGGGCTCATGCCGCCGTGAAGGTCTTCAAGCGGTACATGAACCGGGAAAAACTCCGGTGGGCGAACTGGGAACCGAAGCTGCAGACAGCCTCGGCTGCACCCACTTCGCGCCGGGATTCTTCCTTAAGGTAGTGCCAGTGACGGCAAACCCAGAGGTAGAGTTCGGCTCTACTATGGCCTGGAAAGGCTCCTGCTAATCCCTCCTGATCAATAGCCCTGCTAATAGGCTCGTACACATTCTCGTACCAGGAATATACTGCATCCCTCATGGAGATCTCATAGGGTATACGCTCATTGGTCAGGTATTTATGGTCGCTGATGTGTTGAAGTACCTCATGGTACTGTTCATCGGATGTCAGCTGAAAATTCTCACCCGAAAATTCCGGGGTTCCCAGTACTAACGATTCGAATTCCTTTCGAAATCTGCCTGTTGTTTGTGCCATAACGAACCTCCTTGGTGTTTGGCAGCGAGGGTTACGCGGCGGATCTCCTGATCCTGCGCAACTTCCTTCTATATGGGGTCGCTACTCCTCCCGTTTGGGAGGAAGACCCGGAGATTGAGAACCGTGCCGGCCTCCCGGCTTACCGGGTAGCGGCAAACTCAATCGTTATTTTTTTCTCTATCATCCCTTCGGGACTAACAATAGTCACAAAAAAGCCAGAAGTCAATCATGGGTCCATAAATTTGTCAAGGATTTTTTATAGGAAAAGAATATGCTACTCAGATTCTGGGACTTCCAGTACAATGACGGTATGAAGAACCAGGGGATTCACGGTGATGCAATCCGGTTTCTGGTCTCAGGGAGGGTCCAGGGGGTCGGGTTCCGTTACAGTACTATGGAGATGGCAAGCCGGTTGGGACTGGGTGGTTGGACCCGGAACCTTCCCGACGGCAGGGTCGAGGTGGTGGCCCAGGGACCCGACCATGCCCTGGAGGATCTGGGGCGCTGGCTCCAGGAGGGCCCCGCCTTCGCCCGGGTTGAGGCAGTGGAATCCTCCCCGATCCACCTGACAGAGCCGCAAAAAGAATTTACTATACGACGGTGAATCCGAAACGACCATATTCTCGGAGCCAGCAGAGGCAAGGACGAAGCTCCTTTTCCTGGTTCCAGTTCATTAACACCCTTTCCTTCTCGTTTCTGGCGGGGAACGTACTGACCCTGCTGCTCCTGCGCCTGGGGGCGAGTAATACCCTCATCGGGGTTGTAAACAGCTTTGTGTACCTCTCATTCTTTTTCATGCCCCTGGGGCGTATGCTAGTAGGGAAATTCGGGCTGGTTGCCACCTTTGCCAGGGCCTGGGGGGCCCGGTACGTGGTGATGATTCCGGTAATTTTTGTACCCCTGTTGTGGCAGGATTCTCCGGGCACGGCGATTCCTCTGATTGTTGCAGGGTACCTCGGCTTCCAGGTGTTCCGTGGTATCGGTATCGTGAGTTTCAACCCTATTATGAAGGCACTGAGC
Proteins encoded in this window:
- the leuA gene encoding 2-isopropylmalate synthase encodes the protein MAKYRPYPPVKLSDRTWPERVISTPPQWCSVDLRDGNQALATPMNIDQKMKMFSLLVELGFKEIEIGFPSASQIEYDFLRSLIEKDLIPEDVTIQVLTQSRRHLIERTVQSLKGCKKAIIHLYNSTSEQQRRITFSMSQQEILDIAIAGTKTIIELLPELEGTEVTLQYSPESFTGTELPYALEVCQQVIQTWDPKLRGPVIINLPATVELSTPNIYADQIEWFSRNLDHREQIIISLHTHNDRGTGVAATELGLMAGAQRVEGTLFGNGERTGNVDIVTLALNLFSQGINPGLDFSNLPRVRQVYEECTQMDVHPRHPYAGDLVFTAFSGSHQDAISKGMALVEGKTEALGTQSKARSSWNQAFAENTPLWDVPYIPIDPKDIGRTYQAIIRINSQSGKGGVAYILEQEYGFRVPRAMQPELGAAANRVSDSLVRELTAEEIFTIFQEEFVNCRSPFSLKSYSLQRNGSHQVAFTGVLLQEGEDMRLQGLGNGPIDAFVHALKEAFGLSLSVAEYTEQAIGAGSGTEAAAFICLQTEHGDRIWGVGQDTDTSGANFAAILSAINRGIAAGNTAFSSL
- the mltG gene encoding endolytic transglycosylase MltG, whose protein sequence is MIYKKLGLILLVMAAVGLGLGAAGGVLLYQSWRSPMTSLEPREFTIARGDSPELIANRLVQEGLLTNSWSFRILVRLYGYAPHIKAGRYGIQPGDSLRDFTQDIVSGNSIPDDITLRFTEGMRVDQMGQILEQAGFSSGQEFNALAVMDETWEDLWVIQGLEPGQSLNGYLFPDTYRIRPGTQPRSIIRTMVENLQVKLQSLGITNRDYRSPQGLSIHEILTFASIVQQESPLEDMELIAGVFENRLERGMRFESDATVNFILGTSKLIPTATDIRVQHPYNTYLNRGLPPGPIGNPGIEAIRATLNPEQHDYLFFLHTPEGVTVPSRTFQEHLAARRIHWE
- a CDS encoding DUF4032 domain-containing protein gives rise to the protein MAQTTGRFRKEFESLVLGTPEFSGENFQLTSDEQYHEVLQHISDHKYLTNERIPYEISMRDAVYSWYENVYEPISRAIDQEGLAGAFPGHSRAELYLWVCRHWHYLKEESRREVGAAEAVCSFGSQFAHRSFSRFMYRLKTFTAA
- the yccX gene encoding acylphosphatase — translated: MLLRFWDFQYNDGMKNQGIHGDAIRFLVSGRVQGVGFRYSTMEMASRLGLGGWTRNLPDGRVEVVAQGPDHALEDLGRWLQEGPAFARVEAVESSPIHLTEPQKEFTIRR